The proteins below come from a single Ovis aries strain OAR_USU_Benz2616 breed Rambouillet chromosome 18, ARS-UI_Ramb_v3.0, whole genome shotgun sequence genomic window:
- the BDKRB1 gene encoding B1 bradykinin receptor, with the protein MASWALLELQTPNQSQPLSLNATSCDEAWEAWALLHRVLPTCILSICLCGLLGNLFVLSVFLVARRRLNAAEIYLANLAASDLVFVLGLPFWAENIRNEFNWPFGVLLCRLVNGVIKANLFISIFLVVAISQDRYCALVYPMASWRRRRRRLWAQGTCLLIWAVGALLSLPTFLLRSIKAVPELNVSACVLRYPHDAWPFARMVELTLLSFLLPLAAIVFFNYRILAALRGRREISRMRCGGPRDGRTTALILTLVSAFLLCWAPYHFFAFLEFLFQVRAVRGCFWENFIDLGLQCANFFAFVNSCLNPVIYVFWGQLFRTKVWELYKQCIPGSLTPVASSHRKEILQLFWRN; encoded by the coding sequence ATGGCGTCCTGGGCCCTCCTGGAGCTCCAGACTCCCAACCAGAGCCAGCCCCTGTCCCTGAACGCCACGTCCTGTGACGAAGCTTGGGAAGCCTGGGCCCTGCTGCACCGAGTGTTGCCCACCTGCATCCTCTCCATCTGCCTCTGCGGGCTGCTGGGGAACCTCTTCGTGCTGTCCGTCTTCCTCGTGGCCCGACGGCGTCTGAACGCGGCCGAAATCTACCTGGCCAACCTGGCGGCTTCTGACCTTGTGTTCGTCTTGGGCTTGCCCTTCTGGGCGGAGAACATCCGGAATGAATTCAACTGGCCTTTCGGAGTGCTCCTTTGCCGCCTGGTCAACGGCGTCATCAAGGCCAACCTCTTCATCAGCATCTTCCTGGTCGTGGCCATCAGCCAGGACCGCTACTGTGCACTGGTGTATCCCATGGCCAgctggaggcggcggcggcggcggctgtgGGCCCAGGGCACCTGTCTGCTCATCTGGGCCGTGGGGGCCCTCCTGAGTCTCCCCACGTTCCTGCTGCGCTCCATCAAGGCTGTGCCGGAGTTGAATGTCTCCGCCTGTGTGCTGCGGTACCCCCACGACGCCTGGCCCTTTGCAAGGATGGTGGAGTTAACCCTGCTGAGTTTTCTCCTCCCCTTGGCTGCGATTGTTTTCTTCAACTATCGCATCCTGGCAGCCCTGCGGGGGAGGCGGGAGATCAGCAGGATGAGGTGTGGAGGGCCCAGGGATGGTAGGACCACCGCCCTGATCCTCACCCTCGTGTCTGCCTTCCTGCTCTGCTGGGCACCCTACCACTTCTTTGCCTTCCTGGAATTTCTGTTCCAGGTGAGGGCTGTCAGAGGCTGCTTCTGGGAGAATTTCATCGATCTGGGCCTGCAGTGTGCCAACTTCTTTGCTTTCGTCAACAGCTGCCTGAATCCAGTGATTTATGTCTTTTGGGGCCAGCTTTTCAGAACCAAAGTCTGGGAACTTTATAAACAATGCATTCCTGGGAGTCTGACTCCTGTAGCCTCGTCTCATAGGAAAGAGATCCTCCAACTTTTCTGGAGGAATTAA